The sequence below is a genomic window from Verrucomicrobiia bacterium.
CGGCCAGGGATTGCTGCTGGAACTGCTCACTCGCCTGCTGCTGGCCTGGCTCAAACCACGCGCGGAGGATTGATGCACTTTCCCATCGCCGGCGTAGTTATCAATCCATTTTATCTGATCGGCGTGGGCTTTATTGTCGGCATCTTGGGCGGCTTTTTCGGCGTTGGGGGCAGCTTTTTGGCCGGTCCCGCCCTCTTTGCCGCCGGTGTGCCGATGAATTTTGTGGTGGGCACTGACCTGGCCCATATCGTGGGAAAATCAATCGTGGCGGCGCGCAAACATCGCGCGTTGGGCAACATCGATATCAAGCTGGGCTCGATTATGGTGGGCGGCACGATCGCCGGTGTGGAGGCCGGAGCGCAATTGATCCAAGCCTTGAAGCGCGCTGCAGATATCGACGCGGTCGTCGGCTGGACGTTTGTGGTGATCCTGACCGGCATTTCCGTGTTTATGAGCTGGGAGAGCATCAAGACCCTGCGCTCGCATGGCCCAGGGGGGCGCTCACGACCGGGGGCGCATCCATCTGGCCGCGATCATTCCGCAGCGGCCCACATTTGGCGCGCGGTGCATCGGATTAGTCTGCCCCCGCATATCAGCCTGCCGGTCTCGGGGATTAAGCGCATCTCAATTTGGGCGGTGTTGCTGGTGGCTTTTGTCGGTGGTTTCTTCAGCGGGTTTTTGGGTGGCGGCGCCGGCTATATCCGGATGCCGTGTTTTATTTATCTTTTGGGCATACCCACTCATATCGCTATTGGAACAGACCTCTTTGAGATCATCATCTCCGCCAGTTATGGCACTCTCACACACGCTCTTAAAGGCAATGTCGATATCCTCATTGCCCTGGTCATGCACACCGGCGCCGCTATTGGCGCTCAAATGGGCGCTACCCTGACCCAGTATTTCGTCGGCCCTCGCATCCGCCTGGCGTTCATCCCGCTGCCCATTATCGGAGCGCTCATCATGATCCATGGCCTCATGATGGGACACCACGGCCACTGATTCCCTGCTCATGAGCGCCACAATAGAAAAGAAAACAGATGCAGGCCCGCTCCGAATGCTCCTGTGCAGCGATGGCTCGGAGCAAGCGGACCGCGCCGTCCGCGTGGGCGCCGCCATCGCCGCCGGATGCCAGGCCGCGGTCACGTTGCTGGGGATTGTGGAAAACCCTGGCAATTTCAATTCCATTCTCGAGTCGCTCAAGCGCGGACAAGCTCTGCTGGAAGATAAGAAAATCCATGCCGAACTCATCACCAAGGCGGGCGAGCCGCTCGAGGAGATTATCCACCGAACGGAAGAGGCCGCCTATGACCTGGTGGTCATTGGCGCCGTGCGCAAGGAAACCCGCGGCTTATTCTGGATGTCCTCCAAATCCTACAAGATCATCAAAGAAATCAAGCCCCCCGTGCTCATCGTTGCGGGCCAGGTCGCCACTATCAAGCGGGTGCTCATTTGCAGCGGCGGCAAGCGCTATATCGATGACGCCGTCCGGTTGACCGGCCAAATTGCCCATGGCGCCCAGGCCGTCGTGACGCTGTTGCACGTGATGCCTGAGCCCCCGGCTATTTTTGCGGGCCTGCCTCGAATCGAACAGACCTCCGCCTGGTTGCTCGAATCCCCTTCGGAACTGGGCCGTAATTTGCGGCACGAAAAAGAGATGCTCGAATCCATGGGAGTGACCGCCGAGGTCCGCCTGCGCCATGGGCCGGTCTTGGAAGAAATTCTGCGCGAGGTGCAACGCGGTGATTATGACCTGGTGGTGACCGGGTCGGCACTCAGCCGCAGCTTGCGCACCTACATGTTGGGCGATATCAGCCGTGAAATCGTCAACCGCGCCAACCGCGCCGTCCTGGTCGTGCGCAGCCGCCACAAACCCCTTGTCCCATCGTGGCGATTGCCAAGCTGGTTCGGGGGCGGGCAACGCTCTAAACCGTTAGCAGATTAGCATTGGCATTCGACCCGCCCCGTGCTACATACACCCTCCGCTTGGAACTTTGAGCGGATTGAAACAACCGAATAAACAGGAATTTTGATTTATGTCACAACACCGGAGTTTGCGCGCCGCCGCCACCTTGGGGGGCAAACGCAATGTGCTGAAACGCTTTGAACGATTGGAGTTGTTGAAAAAGCGCGGTCAATGGAAACCGGGTGATCGCATCACCGGCTTGCGCAAAACCAAGGGCGAGGCCTAAGACCTGTATTCTGGTTCGTTTGCAAAAATATCTTGCCGATGCCGGGATTGCTTCCAGGCGGGCCGGGGAGCAGATGATTCTGGAGGGACGCGTGGCGGTCAACGGCCAATCCATCACGGCTTTAGGCGCCAAGGTCGATGAGGCGCATGACCAGGTCTCGGTCGATGGCCAACTCGTCCGCCCGAAACGCAAAATTTATCTCGCGTTGAATAAGCCGCGCGGGTTGGTTTGCTCACGAAAAGACGAATTCGAGCGCCCGACAATTTACGGGCTGCTGCCCAGAGAATGGGGCCACTTGCACTCGGTTGGACGGTTGGATTTCAATAGCGAGGGCCTGCTCTTTCTGACCAATGACGGCCAGTTGAGCCTGCGGCTGACCCATCCACGCTACGGCATGCACAAGCGCTACCTGGCAACCGTCGAGGGCCGGGTCCAGGAGCAGACCTTGCGCCTGTTCACGCGCGGAATCTCGCATCAGGGCGAAAAACTGAAGGCCGAAAAGGCGCGAATCATTTCCGCCGGAACCTCTCAAAGTGTCGTTGAACTCGATTTAGCTGAAGGCAAATATCGCGAAGTGCGGCGGCTCTTCGAGTCCCAGGGCATTTCTGTGAAGCGTTTGCAACGCATTCAGATTGGCAACATCAAATTGGGCGAGCTGCGCCCGGGCAGATGGCGGACATTGACATCAGCCGAAATTAAATCTCTACTGAGCTAAGTTATGAAAATGACCTGTTGGCTTTTTTTAAGCACGATGCTTTCGACCGGCTTGCTGGCTCAGCAGGCGACCGACGCGCCGCCCGCTGCGCCCATCCAGAGCCCCGAGTTGGCCCCAGCCATTACCAATGCCCCCGGCCCAACCCAGGAGAACTCGACAAACGCCCCGGCCGTCAAAGCGCCCAAACGCAAACACTCTCCCAGGAAACACAGCGCAAGTGCCGCCAGAAAAAAAGACCCCGCCGCTGAATTGAGAACGGTGCCGCTGGTAGCCGGCCCGGCGGTCGTGGATGCCAACCATGTCAATGTGCGCGGGCAAGCCAAACTGAAGAGCGAAGTGGTCACGCGATTGAGCAAAGGCCAGACCGTCACGGTGCTGGAAGAGATTACTCGAAACCACTCAGGACCCAGCGAACCCTCCGCCTGGGCCAAAATCCTTCTGCCAACCAATACGCATGTTTGGGTCAAGTCCTCCTATATCGACGCGACAAACCAAACGGTTCTGGCCAGGAAACTCAATCTGCGCAGCGGCCCCGGGGAGAATTATAGTGTGTTGGGCCGATTGAAGCGCGGGGATTCCGTCAAGGCCGTTGGGGCTAAGAACGACTGGACGCAAATCGAACCGCCGGCTGATGCCTACGCGTTTGTCGCCGCCCAATTCCTGAAGCAGGAGCCGGCGGAGACTGCGCCAACGCCTGCCGCCCCTGCCGAACCGCCCGCTGCCCCGGCGACCGTCGCCGAGGCCACTCCGCTGGCCCCTGCTCCTGCCGCTAACCCGGCTCCGGCGCCGGCCATCGAGAACCCGGCTCCAACCAATGCCCCGCCAGAAACGCCGATGGTTACAACTCCAGCGCCCGAGGAGCCGCCACCCAAGCGCATCGTGCAGCACGAAGGCGTGGTGCGCGGCACCTTCAGCATCCAGGCCCCCACGCATTTCGAGCTCATCAGCCCTGAAAATGGCCGGGTGATTGATTATCTCTACACCACCTCGCCAAACCTCGACCTGCGCCGCTACAAAGGCTTGCGCATCATCGTCACGGGCGAGGAAGCCCTCGAAGAACGCTGGGGAAATACACCCGTCATTACCATCCAGAAAATTCAGGTCCTGGACGATTTTTCCCCGCTGCCTAATGGCGCCGGCCAACCTAATTGACGGGCGCGCCATCGCTCGCCAACTCCAGAGCGAATTGGCCGGACGCATTGCCACTCTCAAATCGCGCGGCATCGAGCCGGGCCTGGCTTTCGTGCGCGTCGGCGAAGACCCCGCCTCCAAAGTCTATGTTGGCCGGAAGGAAAAGACGTGCCACGAATTGGCTATCTATTCCGAAACGCACGTACTCCCCCAGAGCGCCAGCGAAGCGGAGTTGCTGGCATTAATCTCCAGGCTCAACGTCAATCGGCGCCTGCACGGAATTCTGGTTCAAGCGCCGCTCCCGGCCCACATTCGCGCCTCGCGCGTTTATTCGAGCCTGTCGCCCGAGAAGGACGTCGATGGTTTTCATCCGGTCAATATGGGAAAGCTGATGTTGGGTGATACTACCGGGTTCGTGCCGTGCACTCCGGCGGGCATTCGCGAGTTGCTCACGCGCTCTGAAATCACCATCAGCGGCGCGGAGGTGGTCATTTTAGGGCGCGGTAACATTGTCGGCAAACCGATGGCGGCCCTGTTGTGCCAAAAAGAAAAAAATGCCAACGCCACCGTAACGTTGTGCCATTCGGGCACGCGGGACATCGGGACGCATTGCCAGCGGGCGGACATCCTGATCGCGGCGATGGGGGTCGCGCAGTTCGTCAAATCCGATATGGTCAAGCCGGGCGCAGCAGTGATTGACGTTGGAGTCAATCGAATCGTTGATGCTTCAGCCCCAAGCGGCTCGCGTTTGGCAGGGGATGTGGATTTCGCGGCCGTGCAACCGATTGCCGGCAAGATCACCCCCAACCCAGGCGGCGTTGGGCCCATGACCATCGCCATGCTGATGCACAATACCGTCCGGGCTGCCGAGTCCAGTGTGCAATCAACTTCCACCAGATGAGCCTTTCCTCCTGAACCAACTGCAGCCGCCCAGCTCTCAACGTCAATGCAAAACCCTCCTCCCCGAATCTGATGCAAGCCACCCGAATCCTCCCTGATTTGCAATGCTCACTCTTGTGCGAAGAAATCCGCCAGGAAGTCACTGGCAATTTTTTTCTCATCGGCGTGATTAATTTCATTCGAGTCCCCCAACTGCCCGTTGTGGCTCTCAAGCTCAGTTTATTCAATCGCTGGACTGCCGGAGTCGGGCAATTCACCGAAACGGTTCGTTTCATCGCGCCGGACCAAACGACGGTGCTGCGCAAAGGCGAAGTGAAATTCCAGTTGCAGGATGCGACGCTTCACGCGACCAATGTCACCGTTTTCGGCCAGGTCGAATTGAAGGCCGCAGGCGCTTACTACGTCGAAGTCCTCGTCGATGATGTCATGAAGATTCGCTACCCTCTCTCGGTCATCGTCACACCCCCTAACCAGCCGCCGCAGGCCCCGCCACCGCAGACGCCTGCCTCCTGAAGGCCCTGGCGACAGCCGCCGCCCCACCGCTGACCCAGCACTTAACATTTTGCCGCTGAAGCCTGTCGCCGAGCGGCAATTGATGTTAGAACATGAACAGATATGGACTCAGAGCCCTTGGCCTGGCAACCGCTGACCCCTCGATGCATCGCCGCTTTCGCGCGCGCCTCGTTTGGCCGGCTGTGGCTCATTCAGTTTGTGGTGAGTCTGCTTGCAGCCGGAGTCGTGGTTTGGTTCGTCAAAACGGATTGGTATCCCGTGATTGCCGAGGCGATTGGACAACTGCCCCCGCAGGGCCAGGTTCGCTCGAGCCGGCTGCTTTGGAATGCCGATTCACCCGTCAGCCTGGCCGAGAATCGGTTCCTGGCCCTCACCGTGGACCTTAACCATACTGGTGAGGTCCGTTCGCCCGCGCATCTGCAGGCCGAGTTTGGAACCAGCGATATAAAATTGATTTCGTTATTCGGTTTTCTGGAGTGCCCTTATCCGCGTGGCTACGTTGTCCCTTTCAACCGGACGGACCTGGGGGCGTGGTGGGGCGCCTGGGGCCCCATCCTGCTGGCCATAACCGCAGGCGCCGTCGTGCTCTGGCTTTTTTGTTCCTGGTCACTCCTGGCGACGGCCTACTGTTTGCCGGCCTGGTTGCTCGGCTTTTTTGCCAATCGCGATTTAACCCTGGCCGGCAGTTGGCGTTTGGCAGGCGCGGCCTTGATGCCCGGTGCGCTGTGGCTGATCGGGGCCATCCTCCTCTACGGCCTGGGTTGGCTGGATTTAGTGCGCTTGATGGTGGCTGGAGCAATCCATTTTGTTATTGGCTGGATTTATCTTGGTTTTGCAACCTTCAACGCTCCACGCCATCCCGTCGCAACGGAGCCTGCGGGCAATCCATTCGGCAAAACAGAAAACCCAACAGGTCATTGAATGTTCATCCGGCTTTGTTTAGTGTCCTCCTATGACTCGTTCGGCTGGTCTGGTTCGTGTTGCCCTAGGTCTGCTGCTCATTTTTTCCCTGGGCGGCTGCATGCCCGCAGCCAGCCAGTTGGATGAAGAACGAGAACCCCACTTCCTCGCCGGCAAAAGCCGAATCAGCACGATGGATTTTCAGGGGGCGATGGAGGCCTTCGAACAGGCCCTTCAGGTCAATCCCCAATCGGCTTCTGCTCATTTCGAACTCGCCTGCCTTTGCGACCAAAAAGAGTCCGACCCCGCCGCCGCTATTTATCATTATGATTGTTACCTCAAGCTGCGCCCGGGCGCTGAGAATGCCGGGGTGGTCAAAGAGCGCATTATGAAATGCAAACAGCAGTTGGCGCAAACCGTCTCTCTGGGGCCAGTGTCCGAAAAAGTGCAGCACGACCTGCAAGAACTCACGCAGGAGAATCAAAGACTCACCGAACAAAATCGGGTTTTGAAAGCTCAACTGGATAGCTGGCAAGCTTACGCCGCGCGCCTCGATGCGCTCACCAACCAACCACCCGCTGCCATCCCATCCAGAGCCCCTTCTCTTGTCGCTGCGCCTATTCCAACCAACCTTGCCGAGGCTCCCACTGCGCCAACCACTCACCGCACCCACACCGTCAAACCCGGCGAAACCCCCATCCTCATCGCAAAGAGATATGGAATCCGGCTCAACGCTCTCCTGGCCGCCAACCCGGGACTCGACCCGCGCCGATTGCGCGTCGGCCAGAACTTGAACGTGCCCGGTCGATGAAAGGAAAAAAAATCAAAAAAATCTTTGAACAATTCGTCAAGGCGTTAGTCAAAATCCAAATGGCTTCTTGCGTCCTCATGCGGAGCTTGGCGCAGGGAGAGCAGTGTAAGCGGGTGGCAAAGCAGTCTTGCTTTTCTCACCCCTGGACAATGAAAAAAATCTAAAAGATTTATTTGACGTGCTCGCGCAATTTGGATAAAACCTTACAGGATTTAAATTGTTCGCACACTCTCTTTGGGTGTAAAAGAACGCGAAATCAGAACCTATGAAAAAAATCGTTGCCTCCGTCGGTTTGGTTGCGCTCGGCGCGTCTGCAATTCAATCTGCCTGTGCCCAGGATTTGGGGACTCCGGATACCTCGAAGCCCTGGAGCATCTCGGTCGCGCTCCGTGGCTTTTATGATGATAACCCGGGCACACTCCCGAACGATACCCCCACTCCCGCGGGGTACCATCGAAGCTCGTTCGGTTTCCAGGTGAGCCCCCAGGCCGCCTTGGCGTGGTCTGTGGAGAATACCACTGTGAGCCTCGGTGTGCTTTATTCGATGATTTATTACGAGAATAAACCCGTCTTCAGCACCAGCCATATCGACCAGGATTTCACCTTCACCGGCAACCTCACCCACGATTTCAGCGAACAACTCCATGCGCGGGTCACGGATTCGTTCGTGATCGGCCAGGAACCTGACATGCTGCGCGCCGGCAATGCGTTCTCCACGTTTTATCGCGTCTCAGGCGACAACATCCGCAACTACGGCACCATCGCTTTGGATGCCCAGCTTACGCCTGTGTTTGGGCTGAGCCTGGGCTACGATAATGCCTATTACCATTATGTGGCCAATGGGGCGACCGCTGTGCCAGTGGGCCCCTTTGAGGATGTCATTCAACCCAGTATCGCCGGTGTGCTGAATCGGGATGAGAATCGCGCTCACATCGAGGGCACATTCCAACTGCAACCCGAGACCAAGGCCCTTTTGGGGTATCAATTCTCTGATTTCGATTACATGGGTGATGAATACATCGGTGGGTTCATTCCGGCGTTTGGCCCTCCAGTTGGCCTCATCACCAGCCGGATGCGCGACAACCGCGAGCACACGGTTTATGTGGGTATCGAGCACAATTTCCTGCCGAACTTAACCGCAGCCGTTCGCGCCGGCGGCAGCTATACGGATTATTATAACGATCCCAGCACCAAGGCCAGCTACACGCCTTACGTGAACGCGACACTGAAGTACACCTACGCTCCGGGCAGCTTCATCGAGGGCGGTTTTTCTTATGACCGCAATGCAACCGACATTGTCGGTTTCAGTTTCAACGGAACCGGTAGTGATTTCACGACCGATGCCGAGTCAGCGGTGGTGTTCCTGACGCTGCAGCATCAGCTTCTGGGCAACCTCTTTTTGAACCTCAACGGCCAATTCCAGAACTCGATTTACAACGGCGGCGCGTTCAACAACGACGCCGAACAGTTTTACATGGCGGGCATCGACCTGCAGTACCGGTTCACCGCCTTCTTCTCGGGCGATGTTGGTTACAGCTATGACCGGTTGGAATCCAGCATCATGGGCCGTGCCTTTGATGAGAATCGAGTTTACGTTGGCGTTACCGCCACATATTAGTTTAGGATTGATGTAGTAACCGGGGGGCTGGGCTAAAACTAGCCCCCCTTTTTATTGACGTTATATGGATCCATCGAAAACACCACCGCCGCAGGAGGCCAAGCTTCACTTCCTGGATTATTGGCGCATTATTCGTATTCGCAAGACGGTCATCCTGGCGGTTTTTTTGCTGGTAGTGATTACCGCCACCCTGGTGACATTCATTCTGCCCGAGTCGTTCTCAAGCAAGGCCCGCATTAAAGTCGAGCGCGACCAGACGGACATCTCCGGGGTGATGGGCAACCAGCCAATGCTGGGCGTTTATGATCCTTATTTCATCCAAACCGAGTTCGAAGTGATCCAATCCGAGGTTATCCTCGGCGATGTCATCAAGGACCTCAATCTGCAGGAAACCTGGGGCAAGAAATATAATAATGGGCAGCCCTTCACGCGCACTGAGGCCATGACCTGGATCAAAAACCATTTGGATTTGCGGCCCGTCCGCAACACCAGCCTCATCGAGATCGTCTATTACAGCGAGAGCCCCCAGGAGGCCTCCGACCTTGCCAACAAAATCGCTGAAACTTATCGCAAGCACCGTGTGCAAGAGCGCCAGAGCCTGACTCAGGGCGGCATTAAAGCCCTCGAAGAGCGCATCGGCGAACAGGAGAGCACAGTGGACAAGCAGCAGCAGGTCGTCGATGACCTGCGCGATAAACTTAAGATTTCCGACCCCCTCGGCTCATCGGAGGCCCCAACCATGATGCTCTCGGCGGAAACCTTGCGCCACATTGAAGGAATTCGCATCGAAAGCCAGGCTGAGTTCGTTGGGGCCAAGACGTTGCTGGACAGCTTGAAGGGCCTGCCTCCCGACAAACTGGCCCAGGCTATTCCGACCACCGGGGTGCAGGACTCCCTGTTGTCGGGGTTGCTCGAACAATTGACCCTTGCCGATCAAAAGCTGGTTGCCGCTGAGAAGCAATTAGGGCCAAAGAACACAGAGTATGCGACCATCAGCGCTCAGGTCGATGACATCAACAAGAAGATTAGAGAACGTGTGGACGGTATTGTCCTTGGGCTGGACATCAAGGCTGGCGCGCTCCAGCAGCGCCTGATTGACTTGAGCAACGAGGTCACCGCAGCGACCCAAAAGGACATCAACAAGTCCACCGAGAGCCGCCCGTATTGGGAAGCCAAGCGCAAACTCGAGGAGTACCAACGATTCCGCCAGGTCCTCTATATGAAGATCGCCTCGGAAAAGACCGAGTTGGATTTACCCAGGGCCTCGATGGTGGAAATTGTGGACCGCGCCGTGCCCGGCATCAAACCTGTTCGCCCCAACAAGACGCTCAATATAGCTTTAGGCATTATCATCGGGCTGGTGGTCGGGGTCGGGTTGGCCTTCTTCATTGAATACCTCGATACCAGCGTGAAGACCATCGACGATGTCGAACGCACCTTGGGCGCCCCCGTGCTGGGCGTTATCCCGCAGAATGTCGGCTTGCTCACCGAAGAGGGAGGAGAAAGCCCGCATGCGGAGGCCTATCGCGTGCTGCGCACCAATCTGCTATTCTCGCGAAAGGACGACAAGCTCAACACGGTGGCGGTCGTCAGCGCGGGCGCCGGCGAAGGCAAATCCACGACCGTGTTCAACCTGGCAGCCGTCTTTGCCCAGAGCGGCCAGCGGGTGCTCATGGTGGACTCCGACTTGAGGCGGCCCACCCTGCACAAGATGCTCCATGTCAGCAACAGCATCGGGCTGACCAATTATCTTCTGAAGCAAAACACGCTCGAAGAAGTCATCCAGACCTCCAATCTGCCGAGCCTCGACTTTATGGCGAGCGGCAAATTGCCGAGCAGCTCGCTGGGCATTCTCAGTTCGGCCCAGATGCGCGATTTGATCACTGAATTGAAGCAACATTATGACTTTGTCTTTTTCGACTCTCCCCCTGTCATGGGCGTGAGTGACGCCTCCATCCTGGCCAGCGAAGTCGATATGACCTTGCAAGTCATCCAGTATCGGCGGTACCCGCAACCGATGAATATTCGCGCCAAGCAGTTGATCGAGAAGGTAGGCGGCAACCTCATCGGCATCGTGCTGAACAACATCAATATGTCGCAGGATGAGAGCTACTATTATTACAGCGGGTATTACCACGATTATTACACGCATAATGAAGAGGAGCCCGCTGCGCCCGTAAAAGGCGGCAATGGCGAGAAAGACAAACTTGAAATCAAACAAAGATATTGAGAGTGAGATAGTGACATGACGAAGATGAGCGCAAGCAAGTTGGCGGGCGGTTGGAGGGCAGTGTGCGGTTTGGTGTTTGGCGTATTATTGCTGGCCGGATGCAAGAGCGGCGCGGGTGACCCGCGCTTCGCGGACATGCCGGGAGGGCCGGCTGGCTCCTCGGCGATTGCCTCGCCGGCAATTGCCGCCCCGGCTCCTGTCACAGGGGCCGCCATGGACCCAGGGTCCATGGACCAAACCAACGTCCTTGACGTGCTGCACCCCAATGACGCCGTGATTATCACGTTCAGCGATCTGCCAGTCCCACAGCCGCCCATCTCGGACCGGGTCAAGGAAGACGGCACCATTACTTTAATCCAGAACCAGACGTTCCAGGCCGCTGGCAAAACCCGCCGCGATTTGGAGAAGGAGATTCGCGCGCGGTATGTCCCGGATTACTTCAAGACCATGACCGTCCAAGTCGAGCATGCCGAACAGAGCCGGTTTTATTATGTGGGCGGTGAGGTGAAACTGCCTGCTCGCCAGATTTACATCAGCCGCATCACAGTCCTGAAGGCCATTCAATCTGCAGGTGATTTTACAGACTTTGCCAGAAAACGAGGCGTCGTTTTGACCCGCGCCAATGGCAAGACGGTCACAGTCAATTGCGTTCGGGCCCAGCGGCATCCGGAACTGGACCTCGAGATTTTTCCTGGAGACAAAATCTGGGTGCCGCGCCGCAATCCGTTCTGGTAATGGTCCAATTCAAAATCCTGTCCGGCAAACAGGCGGGCGCCACGTGGGTTGCCCGCCGTTTTCCTGTACAGGTTGGCCGCGGCTCACAGAACGGCCTGCGGCTTGAGGAAGATGGTGTTTGGGAGAAGCATTTCGTCCTGGATTGCGACGCGGCCGAAGGCTTCATTCTGAGAACGGAGGCCCAGGCCCTGGTGCGCGTCAACGGCCAGGCTGTCGAACGGCTTTCCCTGCGAAACGGGGACCTTGTCCAACTCGGTTCGGCCAGCCTGCAATTCTGGCTTGGGGATACCCGCCAAAGGGCGTTGGGGCTGCGCGAGGCGGTCTCCTGGGCGTCCATCTGCTTGGTTACCCTGGCCCAAATCGCCTTGCTTTACTGGCTCCTGCAATGAACGAACTCAGCGGATGGATTAATGCCTGAAATGCCGTATTCCTGTGAAGACCATGGCCAGGCCACGACTATCCGCCGCGGCAATAATCTCGGCATCCCGCACTGAACCGCCTGGCTGAATCGCCGCTGTGGCTCCCGCCTCGGCTGCTGCCACCAGCGCATCCGGAAAGGGAAAAAAAGCATCGCTGCATACGGTGCTGCCTGCAAGAGAGAGCCCGGCCTGGCCTGCCTTCCAAACTGCTAAACGGCTCGAATCAACCCGGCTCATCTGGCCTGCGCCAATGCCCAATGTCCGGTCTGCGGTTGCGTACGCAATCGCGTTGGACTTGACGTGCTTGACCACTCGCCAGCCAAATGACATCGCCTGCCATTCTGACTCGGTTGGTTGACGTTGCGTCACGACTTTGCCCCTTTCGCCCATAGCCGGTTTTGCGTCCGGTGCTTGCGCCAAATACGATTCGGCGCCCACACTGCGTATATCGAGACCTTCGGTACTATGAGGCGACCGGAGCATTCGCATCATGCGGAGGTTCTTCTTCTTTCTCAGCAAATCGAGGGCTTCGGGAGTGAAATCGGGGGCCACAATCACTTCGCTGAATATTTCCGCAATCGCCTCGGCAACGGCCAAATCGAGGATGCGATTGACAGAAATAATGCCGCCAAAGGGCGCTTGGCGGTCTGTCGCAAATGCCTTTTCCCAGGCCTCGCGCAAGGTAGCGCCCTGGCCAACACCGCAAGGATTGGTGTGCTTGAGAATCGCCAGGGCAGGGCCGTCGGCGGAAAACTCACTGATTAAGGCGGCAGCGGCTGTGAGGTCCAGAATGTTATTGTACGACAGCTCCTTGCCGTGCAGTTGCCGGAAGTACTCATGGAATCGGCCATAAAGACTGGCGCCCTGGTGTGGGTTTTCTCCGTAGCGAAGCGTTTGAGCTAACGGCGCATGGACCGCCAGAACACAAGGAAGACCTCCCGGCGCGACCACGTCAAAGCTTTTGCTAAAATAAGCGGCAATGGCGGCATCATACCCTGCCGTCCGTGCGAAGACCTTGGCTGCAAGCCTTCGCCGCAGGTCCAGGGTTGTATTGCCCTCGCGCTGAACTTGAGCAGCCACTTCCGCGTAATCAGCCGGGTCCACGACGACCGTGACGCTCTCGTGGTTTTTGGCCGCGCTGCGGAGCATCGAGGGGCCGCCAATGTCGATGTTTTCTATTGCCTCCTGGAGAGTCGCCTCAGGCCGGGCGACGGTCTGCTCGAACGGATACAGGTTCACTACCACGAGATCGATCGGCAGGATGCCATGCTCGCGAATGGCG
It includes:
- a CDS encoding outer membrane beta-barrel protein, with the translated sequence MKKIVASVGLVALGASAIQSACAQDLGTPDTSKPWSISVALRGFYDDNPGTLPNDTPTPAGYHRSSFGFQVSPQAALAWSVENTTVSLGVLYSMIYYENKPVFSTSHIDQDFTFTGNLTHDFSEQLHARVTDSFVIGQEPDMLRAGNAFSTFYRVSGDNIRNYGTIALDAQLTPVFGLSLGYDNAYYHYVANGATAVPVGPFEDVIQPSIAGVLNRDENRAHIEGTFQLQPETKALLGYQFSDFDYMGDEYIGGFIPAFGPPVGLITSRMRDNREHTVYVGIEHNFLPNLTAAVRAGGSYTDYYNDPSTKASYTPYVNATLKYTYAPGSFIEGGFSYDRNATDIVGFSFNGTGSDFTTDAESAVVFLTLQHQLLGNLFLNLNGQFQNSIYNGGAFNNDAEQFYMAGIDLQYRFTAFFSGDVGYSYDRLESSIMGRAFDENRVYVGVTATY
- a CDS encoding polysaccharide biosynthesis/export family protein, coding for MSASKLAGGWRAVCGLVFGVLLLAGCKSGAGDPRFADMPGGPAGSSAIASPAIAAPAPVTGAAMDPGSMDQTNVLDVLHPNDAVIITFSDLPVPQPPISDRVKEDGTITLIQNQTFQAAGKTRRDLEKEIRARYVPDYFKTMTVQVEHAEQSRFYYVGGEVKLPARQIYISRITVLKAIQSAGDFTDFARKRGVVLTRANGKTVTVNCVRAQRHPELDLEIFPGDKIWVPRRNPFW
- a CDS encoding FHA domain-containing protein; translated protein: MVQFKILSGKQAGATWVARRFPVQVGRGSQNGLRLEEDGVWEKHFVLDCDAAEGFILRTEAQALVRVNGQAVERLSLRNGDLVQLGSASLQFWLGDTRQRALGLREAVSWASICLVTLAQIALLYWLLQ
- a CDS encoding polysaccharide biosynthesis tyrosine autokinase, with the protein product MDPSKTPPPQEAKLHFLDYWRIIRIRKTVILAVFLLVVITATLVTFILPESFSSKARIKVERDQTDISGVMGNQPMLGVYDPYFIQTEFEVIQSEVILGDVIKDLNLQETWGKKYNNGQPFTRTEAMTWIKNHLDLRPVRNTSLIEIVYYSESPQEASDLANKIAETYRKHRVQERQSLTQGGIKALEERIGEQESTVDKQQQVVDDLRDKLKISDPLGSSEAPTMMLSAETLRHIEGIRIESQAEFVGAKTLLDSLKGLPPDKLAQAIPTTGVQDSLLSGLLEQLTLADQKLVAAEKQLGPKNTEYATISAQVDDINKKIRERVDGIVLGLDIKAGALQQRLIDLSNEVTAATQKDINKSTESRPYWEAKRKLEEYQRFRQVLYMKIASEKTELDLPRASMVEIVDRAVPGIKPVRPNKTLNIALGIIIGLVVGVGLAFFIEYLDTSVKTIDDVERTLGAPVLGVIPQNVGLLTEEGGESPHAEAYRVLRTNLLFSRKDDKLNTVAVVSAGAGEGKSTTVFNLAAVFAQSGQRVLMVDSDLRRPTLHKMLHVSNSIGLTNYLLKQNTLEEVIQTSNLPSLDFMASGKLPSSSLGILSSAQMRDLITELKQHYDFVFFDSPPVMGVSDASILASEVDMTLQVIQYRRYPQPMNIRAKQLIEKVGGNLIGIVLNNINMSQDESYYYYSGYYHDYYTHNEEEPAAPVKGGNGEKDKLEIKQRY
- the purH gene encoding bifunctional phosphoribosylaminoimidazolecarboxamide formyltransferase/IMP cyclohydrolase gives rise to the protein MGRIQRALLSVSDKTGLVSLAKTLAAGGVELISTGGTAKTLREGGLQVTDLSAYTGFPEMLDGRVKTLHPKVHGGLLYVRTNPAHETAIREHGILPIDLVVVNLYPFEQTVARPEATLQEAIENIDIGGPSMLRSAAKNHESVTVVVDPADYAEVAAQVQREGNTTLDLRRRLAAKVFARTAGYDAAIAAYFSKSFDVVAPGGLPCVLAVHAPLAQTLRYGENPHQGASLYGRFHEYFRQLHGKELSYNNILDLTAAAALISEFSADGPALAILKHTNPCGVGQGATLREAWEKAFATDRQAPFGGIISVNRILDLAVAEAIAEIFSEVIVAPDFTPEALDLLRKKKNLRMMRMLRSPHSTEGLDIRSVGAESYLAQAPDAKPAMGERGKVVTQRQPTESEWQAMSFGWRVVKHVKSNAIAYATADRTLGIGAGQMSRVDSSRLAVWKAGQAGLSLAGSTVCSDAFFPFPDALVAAAEAGATAAIQPGGSVRDAEIIAAADSRGLAMVFTGIRHFRH